In a genomic window of Streptomyces koelreuteriae:
- a CDS encoding Zn-dependent alcohol dehydrogenase yields MAVRAAVLPAVGSPLEITGIDLPDPGPGQVRIRLAAAGVCHSDLSLSDGTMRVPVPAVLGHEGAGTVVAVGEGVGHVAPGDGVVLNWAPSCGACHACSLGEVWLCANALKGAGDVYARTAEGTDLHPGLNVAAFAEETVVSAACVLPVPEGVPLTDAALLGCAVLTGYGAVHHSAQVRPGETVAVFGVGGVGLAALQAARIAGASKIVAVDVSAEKEELARAAGATDYVIASENTAREIRALTGKQGVDVAVECAGRAVSIRTAWDSTRRGGRTTVVGIGGEDQQVTFNALEIFHWGRTLSGCVYGNSDPAEDLPVLAEHIRAGRLDLSALVTERISLEGIPAAFENMLAGKGGRALVVF; encoded by the coding sequence ATGGCTGTCCGCGCCGCCGTTCTGCCCGCCGTCGGCTCCCCGCTGGAGATCACCGGCATCGACCTGCCCGACCCCGGACCCGGACAGGTCCGGATCCGGCTCGCCGCCGCCGGGGTCTGCCACTCCGACCTCTCCCTGTCCGACGGGACCATGCGTGTCCCCGTCCCCGCCGTCCTCGGCCACGAGGGCGCCGGCACGGTCGTCGCCGTCGGTGAGGGAGTCGGTCACGTCGCGCCCGGCGACGGAGTCGTCCTCAACTGGGCCCCGTCCTGCGGCGCCTGCCACGCCTGCTCGCTCGGCGAGGTCTGGCTGTGCGCCAACGCCCTGAAGGGCGCCGGCGACGTCTACGCCCGCACCGCCGAGGGCACCGACCTGCACCCCGGCCTGAACGTCGCCGCGTTCGCCGAGGAGACGGTCGTGTCCGCCGCCTGCGTCCTGCCCGTGCCCGAGGGCGTCCCGCTCACCGACGCGGCCCTCCTCGGCTGCGCCGTCCTCACCGGCTACGGCGCCGTCCACCACTCGGCCCAGGTCCGGCCGGGCGAGACGGTCGCGGTGTTCGGCGTCGGGGGAGTGGGCCTCGCCGCGCTCCAGGCCGCCCGGATCGCGGGCGCCTCGAAGATCGTCGCGGTCGACGTCTCCGCCGAGAAGGAGGAACTGGCCCGGGCGGCCGGCGCCACCGACTACGTCATCGCCTCGGAGAACACCGCCCGCGAGATCCGCGCCCTCACCGGCAAACAGGGCGTCGACGTCGCCGTGGAGTGCGCCGGCCGCGCGGTCAGCATCCGCACGGCCTGGGACTCCACCCGGCGCGGCGGACGCACCACGGTCGTCGGCATCGGCGGCGAGGACCAGCAGGTCACCTTCAACGCCCTGGAGATCTTCCACTGGGGCCGCACCCTCTCCGGCTGCGTCTACGGCAACTCCGACCCGGCCGAGGACCTCCCGGTGCTCGCCGAACACATCCGGGCGGGCCGCCTCGACCTGAGCGCGCTGGTGACGGAGCGGATCTCCCTGGAGGGCATCCCGGCCGCGTTCGAGAACATGCTGGCGGGCAAGGGCGGCCGGGCCCTGGTCGTCTTCTAG
- a CDS encoding MFS transporter: protein MDTAPSAQPASTTPAAGNRRRVATAAALASAVEWYDYFVFGIAAALVLGDLYFPAGSPTAGVLASFATFAVGFLARPIGGIVAGHLGDKRGRKPMLVLALTLMGVATTGIGLLPTYDTIGVAAPILLVLFRVLQGIAVGAQWGGAMLMATEYAPEGKRGIYGSFVQLGVPIGVVTANTVFLLAGAFTTDSEFAAWAWRVPFLVGLLVLVLAWYIHTRVEETPEFREAEKKLAEKEKGEQSSPLRTILRGHLGTVLLAGGSFAVNTATFYIIITGVLDYTTRELGMKKSAVLMVSLCISLTQLVLIPAAAALSDKFGRIRIYALGAVGIALWAVPLFLLIDTGSLLWLAVGTFVASCFLSIMYGPQAALFAELFTPEMRYTGASLGYQIAAVAGGGLAPFVMVLLLEATGTSMAVSGYIIVLSVIALVSIKVLADRARAAETAAEPAPEPATEAESAG from the coding sequence ATGGACACGGCACCTTCCGCTCAGCCCGCCTCCACCACCCCGGCCGCCGGCAACCGCCGCCGGGTCGCCACCGCGGCAGCGCTCGCCTCCGCCGTCGAGTGGTACGACTACTTCGTCTTCGGCATCGCCGCGGCCCTCGTCCTCGGCGATCTCTACTTCCCCGCGGGCAGCCCCACCGCCGGCGTCCTGGCCTCGTTCGCCACCTTCGCCGTCGGTTTCCTCGCCCGCCCCATCGGCGGCATCGTCGCCGGCCACCTCGGCGACAAGCGCGGCCGCAAGCCGATGCTGGTCCTCGCCCTCACCCTGATGGGCGTGGCCACCACCGGCATCGGCCTGCTGCCGACGTACGACACGATCGGCGTCGCGGCCCCGATCCTGCTGGTCCTCTTCCGCGTGCTGCAGGGCATCGCCGTAGGCGCCCAGTGGGGCGGCGCGATGCTGATGGCCACCGAGTACGCCCCCGAGGGCAAGCGCGGCATCTACGGCAGCTTCGTCCAGCTCGGCGTCCCCATCGGCGTGGTGACCGCCAACACGGTGTTCCTGCTGGCCGGCGCGTTCACCACCGACTCCGAGTTCGCGGCCTGGGCCTGGCGTGTGCCGTTCCTCGTCGGCCTGCTCGTCCTCGTGCTCGCCTGGTACATCCACACCCGCGTCGAGGAGACCCCCGAATTCCGGGAGGCGGAGAAGAAGCTGGCCGAGAAGGAGAAGGGCGAGCAGTCCTCTCCGCTGCGCACGATCCTGCGCGGCCACCTCGGTACGGTGCTCCTCGCCGGCGGTTCCTTCGCCGTGAACACGGCGACCTTCTACATCATCATCACCGGCGTGCTCGACTACACGACCCGCGAACTCGGCATGAAGAAGAGCGCCGTCCTCATGGTCTCGCTGTGCATCAGCCTCACCCAGCTGGTGCTGATCCCGGCTGCCGCCGCGCTCTCCGACAAGTTCGGCCGCATCCGGATCTACGCCCTCGGCGCGGTCGGCATCGCGCTGTGGGCCGTACCGCTCTTCCTGCTGATCGACACCGGCTCGCTGCTGTGGCTCGCGGTCGGCACGTTCGTCGCCAGCTGCTTCCTGAGCATCATGTACGGCCCCCAGGCCGCCCTGTTCGCGGAGCTGTTCACGCCCGAGATGCGCTACACCGGCGCCTCCCTCGGCTACCAGATCGCGGCCGTCGCCGGCGGCGGGCTCGCGCCCTTCGTCATGGTGCTGCTGCTGGAGGCGACGGGCACCTCGATGGCCGTGTCCGGCTACATCATCGTGCTCTCGGTGATCGCGCTGGTCTCGATCAAGGTCCTCGCGGACCGGGCCCGTGCGGCGGAAACGGCGGCGGAACCCGCCCCCGAGCCGGCGACGGAGGCCGAGTCAGCGGGCTGA